A window of Peromyscus eremicus chromosome 7, PerEre_H2_v1, whole genome shotgun sequence contains these coding sequences:
- the LOC131914225 gene encoding olfactory receptor 8G18-like yields MAAGNHCTVTEFFLAGLSEKQELQIPLFLLFLGIYVITVVGNLGMVTLIGLSSHLHNPMYYFLSSLSFIDLCQSTVVIPKLLVSFVKEKNPISYPGCLTQLYFFLIFAIAECYTLAAMAYDRYVAICNPLLYSVTMSYQIYTSLISGVYIFSVFCASVHTGFMIKISFCKLDVINHYFCDLLPLLKLACSNTYINELLILFFGTLNIFVPILTIITSYIFIIASILRIRSTEGRSKAFSTCSSHILAVVIFFGSLAFMYLQPSSVNSMDQGKVSSVFYTIVVPMLNPLIYSLRNKDVSVALKKILERKMFM; encoded by the coding sequence ATGGCAGCAGGAAACCACTGCACAGTGACTGAGTTCTTCTTGGCTGGGCTCTCAGAGAAACAAGAACTCCAGatacccctcttcctcctcttcctaggAATCTATGTGATAACTGTGGTGGGGAATCTGGGCATGGTCACACTGATTGGGCTCAGTTCCCACTTGCACAACCCCATGTACTATTTCCTCAGCAGTCTGTCCTTCATTGACCTCTGTCAGTCCACAGTTGTTATCCCTAAACTGCTGGTGAGCTTTGTGAAAGAGAAGAACCCCATCTCCTACCCTGGATGCCTGACTCAGCTctatttcttcctcatttttGCCATTGCAGAGTGTTACACATTAGCTGCAATGGCATATGATCGCTATGTTGCCATCTGTAACCCCCTGCTTTACAGTGTAACTATGTCCTATCAGATTTATACTTCCCTGATTTCAGGAGTGTATATTTTTAGTGTGTTCTGTGCATCAGTTCACACAGGCTTCATGATTAAGATTTCATTCTGCAAATTAGATGTCATCAATCATTATTTCTGTGATCTTCTTCCCCTCTTGAAGCTTGCGTGCTCTAATACCTATATCAATGAATTGTTGATTCTATTTTTCGGTACATTGAATATCTTTGTCCCAATTCTCACTATTATTACTTCCTACATCTTCATTATTGCCAGCATCCTCCGCATTCGCTCCACAGAAGGCAGGTCCAAAGCCTTCAGTACCTGCAGTTCTCATATCTTGGCTGTTGTTATCTTCTTTGGATCTTTAGCATTCATGTATCTGCAGCCGTCATCAGTCAACTCCATGGACCAAGGGAAAGTGTCCTCTGTGTTTTATACCATTGTTGTACCTATGCTGAACCCcttgatctacagcctgaggAATAAGGAtgtcagtgtggccttgaagaaaatacttgaaagaaaaatgttcatgTAA